The region AGCCGCCCCAGGCCGAGGGCCGCAAGCTCCAGGAACTGATCGCCTCGGCGCTGAAGAACTATCTGTTGACCGCCTTCGGCGAGGCGCCGGGGCTGCTGCTCGCCGAGGACGCCCACTGGTTCGATCAGTCCACCCTGAGCCTGCTGGGCTCGTTGCTGACCGCGACGCACGGGCGGCTTCTCGCGGTGATCACCGGCCGGGACGGTAACTGGCTCTCCGACCAGTGGCCGGCCAAGGTGTTCGACCTGTCCCCGCTGACGGACGAACAGACCGACCAGCTGGTGCTGGCGCTCGATCCGAGAGTCGCCCCGGAGCAGTGCGCCGCCGTCCGGCAACGCTGCGGCGGGGTGCCGTTCTATATCGAGCAGGTGGTCAACGGGATGGGCTCGCCGTCGGACACCAGCGAACCCACGGTGCCCGACTCGCTCTACGAGCCGCTGTTCGCTCGCCTGCTCGCCGTTCCCGACGTGGTCCCGGTGGTGGAGGCGGCGGCCGTCATCGGCCGTCATGTGGAGCGCGGTCTGCTGGTGGCCGTGTCGTCGCTGAGTGCGGACAAGGTCGACGACGTCATCGACGAACTGGAGGACGCGAAGGTCTTCGAACCGCACGGGCCGGACGCGTGGAAGTTCCGCCACGAGTTGCTCCGTGAAGTCGCCGCCGAACTGGCCCCGCCGAGCGTGCGCCGGACCCTGCACGGCAAGACCGCCGACGTCCTGGTCCAAGGCGCCGCCGGAGAGCCCGACTGGCGACTCGTGGCCGCGCACTACGAACAGGCCGAACGGTATGCCGACGCGGCGGGGGCGTACCGGCAGGCGTCGGCCGACGCCCGCCGGCGCGGCGCCCTGGAGGAGGCCCGCACCTACCTGACCCGTTCGCTCACGCAACTCGAGCTGTGCCCACCCGGCCGCGACCGGGACCGCCTGGAGATCGAGCCCCGACTGGAGCGCGGCTTCCTCACCTCCACCGCCGAGGGATACCAAAGCCCCTCGGTCGCAGGCGATCTGGAGCGATGCCTGCAGATCGTCGGCTCGGATCTGCACGACGACCAGGTGTTCGGGACGCTGCTGGCGGTGAGCAGTTACTACATCAACAAGTCCGACGTCCGCCGCGCCAAGCAGCTCGCCGAGGCCATGCAGGCCAAGCCGGACGAGCAGAGGCGGTCGTGGAGCCCCGCGATCGCGTGCGTGCTGGGCATGGCCACCTTCCTGCGCGGGCAATTCGACACCGCACGCGACTTCTTCGAGGAAGCCAGCGCCGGCTTCGACGACGAGGGCCAGAACAGCATGCAGGAACTGTGGTTCATCCCGTGGGACGTCGTGGCGCTGGCGCACGAGCACCTGTCGATCTATCACATCCTCCACGGCGATCAGGCCGCCGCCGACGCCGCGATGGCCAGGGCGATCAACCGCGGCGACGAACTCGCGTTCCCGTGGGGCCCGTACAACCAGGCGTACGCGAGCCACATCGAGATCTGGATGCGTCGCGAGGCCGGTCAGCTCGACTCCGCGCGGCGGACCGTGACCGAGATGGTCGAACGGGCCGAGCGCTACGGCATCGACTTCTGGCAGGCACTCGGTTCGACGCTCGGCCAGCACACGGTCGAGGCGGACATCCTGCTGCGCGCTCCGGACACCGCCCCCGACGCCCTGACCGCACAGATCGAGCAGCTCACCGCGGCCACCGACCTGTGGCGCGCGCTGGGGCTGTTCGCGTATCAGACGCAGTACGACTGCGTCATCGGCCAGCTGTTGATCGCCACGGGCCGTCTCGACGAGGCGCGGCAGCGCATCGACACGGCGCTGCAGATCGCCGACGACACCGAGATGCACTTCTTCGATGCCGAGTTGCTGCGAGCGAGGGCGCAGACGTACGCCGACCCCGACATTCGCGCCGCCGATCTCGCCGCGGCCCGGGGGCTGGCCCGCCGCCAAGGTGCACCGTTGTTCGAATTGCGGGCCGCGCTCGATGATTTCGAGTTGCGCGGCGCGGCTGCCCGCCCGGCCCTCGCCGACGCCTTGACGCGTCTGCCCGACGACTGCGTGCTTCCGGACGCGGTGCGGGCACGCGCCCTGCTGGCGGGGTAGCTGTCGTCCGGGCTCGCCGTGTGACGGGAGGCTCCCCTCCCTCGATCGGCCGGCGCGGGATCCCACGAACCCGCCGATCGCCTGCCCGCCACACGGCGAGTGAGCAAACCCTCGCCGACCGACCTTGGAACTTTCTTGAAGCGAACCCAGCCGGTGAAACAACTGTCGTCGCGCGCAGAGATGCTGCGCCGCAATCTCTTCCATGCGGTCACACGGCCACGCCATGTCGACGGATCGCCCACATTCGAAAGGCCGGGCCCGAAGCGCCGAAAGGCTTCGGACCCGACCCTCGGCCGCTGATGTCCCCTCCCCACCAGTGACCGGCCTCGCCGCGTGCGGGGGGCGCGCCGTCCCCCGGTCGGCCGGCTGTTCACCCCCGTGAACCCTGCCGATCGCCTCCCCGCCACGCGACGAGTGAGACCACGCTCGTCGGCCCGCCTTGGAGATTTCTTGGACTCGTGGTCAGCCGGCGAGTTCTCAGACCGCGCCCTCGTCCACCTCGAAGGTGAACTCGCTGTCGCCGATACCGATCCGGTCCCCGTCGGTGAGTCCGGCGCTACCTTTGATGCGCCTGTCCTGCAGCGTGATCCCGTTGGCGGACCCGGCGTCGTGAATGACGTAACCGGGGCCGGAATGGATGATCACCGCGTGGTGGCGGCTGACCGTCGGGTCGGCGAGGACGATGTCGTTGTCGGATTGGCGACCGATCCGGGTGACCACACCGTCGACCGGGTGACTCGGCCCGGTGTCGGGACGCAGCCGCGCGGTCCGCGACAGCGTCGGGAACGCGCTGCGCGTCACGGTGGCGATCATCGTGTCGGCAGCGGTGGCGCGGGCGGAGCCCTCGATGTTCAGCGGCGCCTGCCGCAGGATGAGCTCGTGCAGGTCCCGCACCGCGGCGGCGGGGTCGATGCCGAGGTCGTCGGCGAGCACGCGCTTGAGGCGCCGGTAGGCGTCGAGTGCGTCCGACTGGCGTTGCGCCAGGTAGTAGGCGCTCATCAACTGCGCCCACAGCGGCTCGCGGTACGGGTGTTCGGCGACCATCTCCTCCAGCTCGCCGATGATCGCCGCGGCCCGACCGCAGGCGATCTCGGCCTGCGCCCGCACGGTCTGGGCGGCGATGCGGTCCTCGGCCAGCGCGACGGCGAACGGATCGACGAACCGGAAGCCGTGCAGGTCTTCCAGGAACTCGCCGCGCCACTGGCCCAGCGCTTCCGAGAGGTGCCTGCTCGCGTCCTCGAACCGGCCCGCTGCCGCGGCTTCCAGCCCGGCGCTGCGAGCCGCCACGAACCGGCCCAGGTCGACGTCGCCGTCCTCGACGTTCAAGCGGTATCCCGGCGCGGCCTTCTCGAGCAACCCGCGATCGTCCGCGCCGGCGGTGCGGAGCAGCCGCCGGAGGTTGGACACGTAGGCGTGCAGGCTCGCCCGCGCCTCGGCCGGCGCGTCGTCGCCCCAGACCGCGTCGATCAGCGATTCCGCGGCCACCGGCCGGTTGCGGTTGATCACCAGAACCGCCAGCACCGCCCGCTGCTTCGGCGTGCCGAGCGCGATCACCGAGTCGCCTACTCGCATCTGCATCGGACCGAGCAGGACGAACGTGGGACTCGAAGCCATCTGAGTCGTCAATCCTCCCCCGAGATTGAGTGTCCTTAGTGAGCCTAATGTCGTCGACATCGTCCGCCCAGCTAACCCCTCGCGCCGCCGATCGTCGGCGTGTCGACGCAGTGCGCCCCTCGATCGCCGTCGATGGCGTTCAATGACTGTCGTGGGCGAGGAACTGAAGCAGACCGAGTTCAGCCGCGCGCACCGTCGCGAGTACCGCCGCAAGGTGCAGCTCTGCCTCGACGTGTTCGAGACGATGCTGGCCCAGTCGAGCTTCGACTTCGAGAAGCCGCTGACCGGCATGGAGATCGAGTGCAATCTCGTCGACGCCGACTACCAACCCGCGATGAACAACTCCGAAGTGCTCGCCGCGATCGCCGATCCGGCGTATCAGACCGAGCTCGGCGCCTACAACATCGAGTTCAACGTGCCGCCTCGCCGGCTGCCCGGCCGCGCCGCCCTGGAACTCGAGGACGAGGTCCGCGCCAGCCTGAACGCGGCGGAGGCCAAGGCCAGTACCGACGGCGCCCACATCGTGATGATCGGCATCCTGCCAACCCTGATGCCCGAGCACCTGTCCGGAGCGTGGATGAGCGAATCGACGCGCTACCAAGCCCTCAACGACTCCATCTTCACCGCCCGCGGCGAGGACATCATGATCGACATCGCGGGTCCGGAGCGGCTGAGCCTGCAGGCCGCCTCGATCGCCCCCGAATCCGCCTGCACCAGTATGCAATTGCACCTGCAGGTCTCCCCCGCCGACTTCGCCAGCAACTGGAACGCCGCCCAGGTGATCGCCGGCCCGCAACTCGCGTTGGGCGCGAACTCCCCGTATTTCTTCGGCCACCACCTGTGGGCCGAGACCCGCATCGAGCTGTTCACCCAGGCCACCGACACCCGTCCGGACGAACTCAAGACCCAAGGCGTACGGCCCCGGGTCTGGTTCGGGGAACGCTGGATCACGTCGATCTTCGACCTGTTCGAGGAGAACGTGCGCTACTTCCCGTCCCTGCTGCCCGAGCTCTCCGACGAGGACCCGGTGGCCGAACTCGCGGCGGGACGCACCCCGCGGTTGTCGGAGCTGCGCCTGCACAACGGCACCATCTACCGGTGGAATCGCCCGGTGTACGACATCGTGGAACAGGACGGGGTCGGCCGTCCGCACCTCCGCGTCGAGAACCGGGTGCTGCCGGCGGGCCCCACCGTCATCGACATGATGGCCAACTCCGCCTTCTACTACGGCATGTTGCGGACGTTGTCCGAAGAAGACCGGCCGTTGTGGACGAAGATGAGCTTCGCTGCGGCACACCACAATTTCGTCCAGGCCGCCCAGCACGGCATGGACGCCACGATGTACTGGCCCGGGCTGGGCGAGGTGACGCCCGACGAGCTGGTCCTGCGCCGGCTGTTGCCGATGGCCGACGAGGGGTTGCGCCGCTGGGAGGTCGCCGCGGCGGTCCGCGACCGCTACCTGGGCGTGATCGAAGGCCGCGCCAAGACCGGGCGCAACGGCGCAGCCTGGCAGGCCTCGGCGGTCGAAGCGCTGCAGGACCGCGGGATGAGCCGGCCGGAGGCGCTGGCGGAGATGCTGCGGCTGTACTGCGAGCGGATGCACACCAACGACCCGGTGCACACCTGGGACGTACCGGACTGACAGCCGGCCGGAGTAGTTTCGTCGAGGTGAGCCATCCTGACGATCTCGAGCACATGGACTGGGACAGCGCCTATCGCGGCGAGGGCGCGTTCGACGGTCCGCCGCCGTGGAACATCGGCGAGCCTCAGCCCGAACTCGCGGCGCTGATCCGGGCCGGCAAGGTGCGCAGCGACGTGCTGGACGCCGGCTGCGGGCACGCGGAACTGGCGCTGGCGCTGGCCGGCGACGGCTACACGGTGGTCGGCATCGACCTGAGCCCGACGGCGATCGCGGCGGCCGAGGCCGCTGCGCAGGAGCGCGACCTGACGACCGCGACGTTCGTCGCCGACGACATCACGTCGTTCTCCGGGTTCGACGGTCGCTTCAACACCGTCATCGATTCCACGCTGTTCCACTCGTTGCCGGTGGAAGGACGCGACGGCTATCTCCGGTCGGTGTACCGCGCAGCCGCGCCCGGTGCGGCGTACTTCGTCCTCGTCTTCGCCAAGGGCGCGTTCCCGGCCGAGCTGGAGCAGAAGCCCAACGAGGTGACCGAGGACGAGCTGCGCGAGACGGTCGGCAGGTACTGGACGGTCGACGAGATCCGCCCGGCCTTCATCCATTCGATCCCGCCCCGGTTCACGGACGCTCCGTTCCCGATGCCCGCCCACGACAGCGACGAGAAAGGCCGGATGAAGATGCCGGCGTTTCTGCTCTCTGCGCACAAACCGGCGTAGCCCGAACGGTCCGCGGTCAGCGGGTGACCGCGGTCAGCGCATCAGCGAGCGTTTCCAGATCGGTGTCGGTGACGTCGACGTGCGGTGAGATCCGCAGTGCCGGGCGCGTCATCTCCTTCGGTGCGCGCTCGGTTGCCAGGTAGGTCGTCACGATCGAGTGCTCGGCGATCAGCCGGGCGCGGACGGACATCGGATCGACACCGTCGGGGGGATGCAGCGTCGTGATGGCGCTGGGTTCCTCGACCGGTTCCCAGACGCGCCAGCCCGCGACGTCGGCGAGCGCGGTCCGCGTGGCCGCGCCGACCTCCCGCAGCCGCGCCTGCACGGCGTCGGGCCCGGCTGCGAGGTGCTCGCCCAGCGCCACCGAGAGTCCTAGGTGCAGGCCCACATTCGTCTCACCATGGGTCAACCTCAGCCGCGCGACATCCGACACCAGATCGGACCGGGTGGCGAGCATGCCGACGCCCCGGGGGCCTGCGGTCCACTTCCGCGACGACGAGTACACCGCGTCCGCACCGATGGCCGAACAGTCCAGATGAGCGAATCCCTGTGCGGCGTCGACGATCAGCGGGATGCCGTGTGCGCGGCACGCCGAGGCGATGTCGTGGGCCGGCTGCACGATCCCGCTGTGACTGCCCAGCACGGTGAAGTGCACCAGCGCTGGCGGGTCGGTGGCCAGTACGGTGCCCAGTGCATCGAGGTCCAGCCGGCCGAACCCGTCGACGGGAAGCTCGCGAACGTCGAACCCGTGGTGCGCCAGCGCCATCAGGTTGGGGCCGTACTCGCCGGGCAGGCACGCCGCGGTGCGCTCCCCGGACCAGCTGCTCAGCAGCACGTCGAGCGCGTGGCTGGAGCCGGTGGTGAAAAGGACCTCGGCGTCCTCCATCCCGGTGAGTGCCCGGATCGCGGCGCGACCGGCGTCGAGCGCCGGCGCCGCGGCTTCGGCGGCGACGTATCCGCCCACTTCGGCCTCGTGGCGCGCGTGTTGCGTGGCGGCGTCGATGGACGCGAAGCTCTGCCGTGAGCACGCGGCACTGTCGACGTGCACGCCCGCGGCGGGCGGCCGAGCCGCGCGCCACCGCTCCGCCAGAGTCATCGGATCGGCCACGTCACTTCACCGACAGCGACAGACCGAAGTCGCCGGCGTCGTCGGTCCACCAATGGGTCCGGCGCAGACCGGCGGCGGCCAGTTCGTCGTCCACGCGGGAACGCCGGAATTTGCAGGACACCTCGGTGAGCATCTCCTCGCCGTCGGCGAAGTCCACGTCGAGGTCCAGCGCAGCGATGTGAACACGTTGTGCGCGCGAGGATCTCAGCCACATCTCGATGCGCTCCTCGGCGTCGTTCCACTTGGCGACATGGTCGAACGCGTCGACGTCGAAGTCGGCGCCGAGTTCACGGTTGACCACCGCGAGCACGTTGCGGTTGAACTGCGCCGTCACCCCGGCGCTGTCGTCGTAGGCGCGGACCAGCCGGTCGGGGTCTTTGACCAGGTCGGTACCCATCAGCAGCGTGTCGCCGGGCTGCATCATCTCGGCCACCGAGGTCAGGAATTCAGCGCGGGGACCGGGGGTCAGGTTCCCGATCGTGGATCCGAGGAACGCCACCAGACGGCGCCCAACGCTGGGGATCTTGCCGAGGTGCTCCTCGAAGTCGCCGCACACGGCGTCGATCTCGATGCCCGGATACTCGCGCTGGATCGCCGCGCCCGCGTCGGCGAGGACACTCGCGTCGACGTCGAAGGGGATGAAGCGGACCAGTGCACCCCGATCGCTGAGGGCGTCGAGCAGTCGGCGCGTCTTCTCCGAGGTCCCGCTGCCGAGTTCGACGAGCGTGTCGGCCCCCGACGCGGCGGCGATCTCGCCGGCGCGGGCGGCGAGGATCTGCGCTTCCGCGCGCGTGGGGTAGTACTCCGGCAGCCGCGTGATCTGGTCGAAGAGGTCACTGCCGACGGAGTCGTAGAACCACTTGGGCGGCAACGTCTTCGGTGTCTGCGCCAGCCCTTCGCGGACATCGCGGCGCAGAGCGTGGGCGGCGGCGTCATCGGCCAGGTAGTTGGCCAGCGAGAACGGCGAGGACATGATCATGATCCTTTCAGCGCAGTCAATGGAGTCGACTCGACGCGCGCGCCGGTCACTTCGACGAGATGGCGGTCCGGGATCTCCTGCCACGCGGGGTCGTCGTCGTAGGGCTCGGAGGCGAGCACGACGCCGTCGTCGCGGCGCAACACCGACAGCGTGTCGCCCCACGTCGTGGCGAGAAGACGGGAGCCGTCGGCGGCGACGATGTTGAGCCGGGCGCCGGGATCGTCGGCCCCGACACCGGCGATCGTGTCACCGAGTGCATCCATGCCGCGACCGAAGATCAGAGCGGCCAACAGCGCGCTGTCGTTGGTGGACTCCGCATCCCGGGCGGCCGGCAGCACGGCGCGGTCGACGACTCCGTTGTGCGACAGCAGCCACGTCCCGTCGGTGAACGGCGCCGAGGCGCTCGACTCGATCGGCATCCCGACCGTGGCCGACCGCACCGCCGCCACCACGCATCGGCTGGACAGGGCGGGCGCCACCGAGGCGAACGACGCGTCACCCCACAGCGGTGCCGCGCTGCGCCACCGCCGCGGCACCGTGGTGTCGTCGGTGAAGAAGCCCACGCCCCAACCGTCGGCGTTCATCAGCCCGTGCTTCTGCCGGCGCGGGGCATACGACTGCACCAGCAATCCCGAGGGTGGGTCGAGCATCAACGACGCGACGGACACCGGCTCGCCGAGCCAGCCCAGGTGCCTACACATCCCACGCCAGCCGAACGCCCGAGAAGATCTGCCTGCGGATGGGGTGGTCCCAGTTGCGGAAACTCGGCCGCAGGATGCTCGCCGCCACCGCCCACGAGCCGCCGCGCAGCACCCGGTAGTCACCGGTGGCGACGCCTTCGAAGAACGGCTGCGAATACCGGTCGTAGATCATCGGGGTGAAGCCCGGCCACGGCCGCAACGCCGACGTCGTCCACTCCCACACATCGCCGAGCATCTGTTCGGCTCCGTAGGCCGAAGCGCTCGCGGGGTAGGCGCCGACCGGCGCGGGCCGCAGGGCGTCGCCGCCGAGGTTGGCCACGTCCGTGGTCGGTTCCGAAGCACCCCAGGGATATCGGCGGCGCGAGCCGGCCGCCGGATCCCACGCACAGGCTTTCTCCCACTCCATCTCGGTGGGCAGACGCGCACCGGCCCAGGCCGCGTAGGCCTCGGCTTCGAAGTACGTGATGTGCTGGACGGGCTCGTCGTCGGGGATGTCCTCGACATGCCCGAATCGGGTGCGGGTGCCGTCACCGCTCCAGAACAGGGGGGCGGTCAGGCCGGCCTGCTGCCGATGGGCCCAGCCTTGTTCCGACCACCAGCGGCGCTGCCCGTACCCGCCGTCGTCGATGAACTCCCGCCATTCCCGATTGCTCACCGGCACCCGCCCGATGCGGAACGCCGGGATGTCGACGACGTGCGCGGGACGCTCGTTGTCGAGCGAGAACGGCTCAGTCAGCGCGTCGACCCCCAGCACGAATTCGCCTCCCGGCACCAGCACCGAGGTGCCGGCGACACCGCTGCGTCCGGCAGGCAGTGCCGCACCCCGGTCGAGCAGTGGGGCGCCTGTGCGCAGGCTCAGCGCCTGCAGCATGGTCTCGTCGTGCTGGTTCTCGTGGCTGATCACCATGCCGAAGGTGAACGCGTCCGGGTGGCCGTCGGGCAGGGCGCCGAGCGCGTCGAGCGTCTTGCCGCGGACCGTTTCGCAGTACGCGCGGGCGTCGGTCGGGGGCAGCAGCGGCAGGTCGACCCGGCTGGCCCGGGAGTGCACGAACGCGTCGTAGAGTTCGTTGACCTGCGGCGAGAGCAGGCCCGGCCGCGTCGGATCTCCGCCGCGCAGCAGCCAGAACTCCTCCTGCTGCCCGATGTGCGCCAGATCCCAGACCAGCGGGCTCATCAGCGGATCGTACTGGCGGCGCACCTCGGCATCGTCGAAGTCGACGAGGCGCAGCGTGCGGTCCCTGGCCCTGGTCAGTTCTGTCGCCAGAACCTCGTGTGACGTCACAACTCCCCTTGTGCCAGTTCGGTGACCGCGGCGGCGATCCCTCGCGTGACCGCCCGGTCGGCGAAGTCGTCGGCCGGGCAGCGTCCTCGTTCGACCGAACGCGCGAGCACCTCCATCGATTCCGCCACGTCCACGGGCGCCCGCTCGGCGGCGGTCTGCACACAGCGCTGCGCGGCCTGCCACAGGTGCCGGTCGGCCAGTCCGAGACGCGCCGCGCGATCCCACTCGGCGGCCACGGGCTCGGTGGCCTCGGCGGCGATGTCGGCGGCCCCGGGGTCGTCGAGCAGCGTCGTCAACGTGAACACCACCGCGGGCCAGACGGAGTCCGGAACGCTGTCGAGGTAGCGCACCTCGAGGAATCCGCGCGGCCGCACCGGCGGGAACAGCGTGGTCAGGTGGTACTCGAGATCGGCGACCGTCGGTCTGCGCCGACCGAGCGGGACCAGACCGTCGGCCCAGTCCGCGAACGGCACCCACTCGACGACCGGGATCGGGTCGGGGTTGTGGACCAGCATGACCGGTGCTCGCAGCGCATAGCGCGCCCAGTCGCTGGCCGGATCGGCGCCGCTCTCCCCCAGGATCGGACCGCAGCGAGCGGCATCGAGGCGGCTCCAGACCCGCTGCCTGCTGGAAACCCATCCGGTGAACTGCCCGCCGAGCACCGGTGAGTTCGCCGCGATCGCGATCATCACCGGACCCAGCGCATGGGCCAGCCGCACCCGGTCCGCCCAACCGGCACGGGGTCCCGCTTCGATGTTGACCTGCACCGACGACGTCGACGTCATCATCGCCGCACCGGCCTCCTGCGTCCCGCTGGTGCGGAAGAACTCCTCCATCGCCTCGTAGCGCCCCCCGGGGTTCACCCGCTGCGCCACCCGCAGGGGGTCCGCCCCCAGGAGCACGAGGCCCAGCCCGGCATCGGCGAACGATGCGCGCAGCACCGATCGGTCCGCCGCCATCGCGGTGATCGCGGAGACCGGGTCGGCCATCGGCGGCCCGGACAACTCCACCGCTCCGCCGGGTTCGACGGTGACCACGCTGCCGCCGGGCAAGGGCGGCAGACCGGCGATGACGGCGGTCAGCTCGTCCCAGCCGGGCCGGCGGGACGCATCGGTCAGGTCGAAGCAGTGCGCTTCGATCTCCAACCCGACCCGGCCCACGGGACCGTCGGTGAGACAACCGTCGACGATGTGCGACGCGGCGGCTTCCGCACTGGTCAGCGCATTGTCAGCGCAGTCGACGGCACATTGGGATGCCATGGCTCCGGCCATATCAGCCGCCCTCTCCGGGTCGAAAACGATCGCTGCCTGACGTGCCTTGAGTTCCATCTTCCAGAGCGCACCGACAATGTCTCCGTTTTGGACGGTGACAGGTGGATGACGTACCCGCGCACCGCCGGATCTACCGCGTCTACTGCCGTCTACTGCCCGAGTGTGTTCTGCATCGCGCCGGCCAACACGTTGACCGCCGGTCCGCCGTTCCCGGGCTGGCAGACCTTCGCCTGCAGCAGCACGTTCTCGCGCCTGCGGGTGGTCACGAAGCAGCGCCGGTCGGTCCCCGCCTCCTGCTTGACCCAGTCGGCGTCCGTGGCGCCGGCCGGTCCACCGCTGAACGACCACACCTGGGTGGTGAAGTTGTCCAGGTGCATGGCCGTGGTCTGGCCGTTGCAGCCGACCGTGCGGTCGACGACGCGGTGGAATGCGCGGTCGGCGGCCTCCGGCGTTGCGAACACCCCGACCGCCTGCTTGACGAAGTGCGTCGTGTCGGTGGGTGACTCCTGAGCCGTCGCGCCGTTGAACGACGACAGATCGGGGTCGAGGTACACCTCGGGCAGCCCGATGTCGGCCCAGTTGTTGCACACCGGATTGTCGACGTAGTACGCCTGGAACGGATCGGCGAACGTCGACTCGGTGTTGAGCCGCGCGCCGACGATGTTGCTGACCGAGCCCTTGCTCAGCACGGCGTAGTTGACGACGCCGGGATCCGACGGCCGCGCCGACGCCGGGGCGGCCGGGAGGACGCCCGCGCCGACCGCGATGCAGGCCGCGACAGCACCTTTGACGCCGGCTTCGACCCTGGCTTTCGCACTCACCGTCAGACCTTGGCGGCGAGCTTGACGTCGATGTTGCCGCGGGTCGCCTTGGAGTACGGGCAGACCCCGTGCGCCTTCTGCATCAGATCGTCGGCCACCGCC is a window of Mycolicibacterium chubuense NBB4 DNA encoding:
- a CDS encoding class I SAM-dependent methyltransferase; protein product: MDWDSAYRGEGAFDGPPPWNIGEPQPELAALIRAGKVRSDVLDAGCGHAELALALAGDGYTVVGIDLSPTAIAAAEAAAQERDLTTATFVADDITSFSGFDGRFNTVIDSTLFHSLPVEGRDGYLRSVYRAAAPGAAYFVLVFAKGAFPAELEQKPNEVTEDELRETVGRYWTVDEIRPAFIHSIPPRFTDAPFPMPAHDSDEKGRMKMPAFLLSAHKPA
- the egtC gene encoding ergothioneine biosynthesis protein EgtC yields the protein MCRHLGWLGEPVSVASLMLDPPSGLLVQSYAPRRQKHGLMNADGWGVGFFTDDTTVPRRWRSAAPLWGDASFASVAPALSSRCVVAAVRSATVGMPIESSASAPFTDGTWLLSHNGVVDRAVLPAARDAESTNDSALLAALIFGRGMDALGDTIAGVGADDPGARLNIVAADGSRLLATTWGDTLSVLRRDDGVVLASEPYDDDPAWQEIPDRHLVEVTGARVESTPLTALKGS
- a CDS encoding BTAD domain-containing putative transcriptional regulator — protein: MASSPTFVLLGPMQMRVGDSVIALGTPKQRAVLAVLVINRNRPVAAESLIDAVWGDDAPAEARASLHAYVSNLRRLLRTAGADDRGLLEKAAPGYRLNVEDGDVDLGRFVAARSAGLEAAAAGRFEDASRHLSEALGQWRGEFLEDLHGFRFVDPFAVALAEDRIAAQTVRAQAEIACGRAAAIIGELEEMVAEHPYREPLWAQLMSAYYLAQRQSDALDAYRRLKRVLADDLGIDPAAAVRDLHELILRQAPLNIEGSARATAADTMIATVTRSAFPTLSRTARLRPDTGPSHPVDGVVTRIGRQSDNDIVLADPTVSRHHAVIIHSGPGYVIHDAGSANGITLQDRRIKGSAGLTDGDRIGIGDSEFTFEVDEGAV
- a CDS encoding serine/threonine-protein kinase PknK; its protein translation is MEGTPFGRYRLIDLLGRGGMGEVWRAHDTVTDRVVAVKLLPAQWAQDEVYLQRFRREAHAAAQLNEPHVVPIHNYGEIDGRLYVDMRLIDGCDLQTLLDEGPLIPARAVTIIEQVAMALDAAHQAGLVHRDVKPSNILVARYDFAYLIDFGVARASHDTGLTNSAHLVGTLPYMAPERFRSGASDVRSDVYSLTCVLAQCLTATTPFAGPSVEEQMMGHLTAPPPLPSLINPYIPSEFDGVIAKGMAKNPDERYQTVLELAEAAGAALGGAAATPPRGRLPSTLPNGVGHGELAETLLREGVPAERGSETSAAPDGIDLSRTGDSIDELLDRAVAAINRGDRAVASALADQVLAVDHRNAEAEDLLRAPTDSGEIRRLTLVSADLVDPTDLALRVEPETHRLLIGRFRALVRQTADRYEGHVASTKADGLLVVFGYPSAHEDDVYRAVQAGLDIVRNVERLSDQAHRRFGATVEVRIGVHRGPVYLDDNQDDVYGLAVTLAEQVSALAPKGGVAVSHSVEPLIRNAFDLESLPAAAMPGTDEVINPFHVLGERAYAAKAPMGPLVGRDRELARLHKSWQRAQAGTLTIPAVVFRGEAGIGKSRLAAAAAELVPREGGTVLELVGSPVHADVGLYPARQLLERRSGITRLTEPAKRLQLLAAEVTNLGLDPDTEIPLLAPILGLDASLGYEPPQAEGRKLQELIASALKNYLLTAFGEAPGLLLAEDAHWFDQSTLSLLGSLLTATHGRLLAVITGRDGNWLSDQWPAKVFDLSPLTDEQTDQLVLALDPRVAPEQCAAVRQRCGGVPFYIEQVVNGMGSPSDTSEPTVPDSLYEPLFARLLAVPDVVPVVEAAAVIGRHVERGLLVAVSSLSADKVDDVIDELEDAKVFEPHGPDAWKFRHELLREVAAELAPPSVRRTLHGKTADVLVQGAAGEPDWRLVAAHYEQAERYADAAGAYRQASADARRRGALEEARTYLTRSLTQLELCPPGRDRDRLEIEPRLERGFLTSTAEGYQSPSVAGDLERCLQIVGSDLHDDQVFGTLLAVSSYYINKSDVRRAKQLAEAMQAKPDEQRRSWSPAIACVLGMATFLRGQFDTARDFFEEASAGFDDEGQNSMQELWFIPWDVVALAHEHLSIYHILHGDQAAADAAMARAINRGDELAFPWGPYNQAYASHIEIWMRREAGQLDSARRTVTEMVERAERYGIDFWQALGSTLGQHTVEADILLRAPDTAPDALTAQIEQLTAATDLWRALGLFAYQTQYDCVIGQLLIATGRLDEARQRIDTALQIADDTEMHFFDAELLRARAQTYADPDIRAADLAAARGLARRQGAPLFELRAALDDFELRGAAARPALADALTRLPDDCVLPDAVRARALLAG
- the egtE gene encoding ergothioneine biosynthesis PLP-dependent enzyme EgtE, yielding MTLAERWRAARPPAAGVHVDSAACSRQSFASIDAATQHARHEAEVGGYVAAEAAAPALDAGRAAIRALTGMEDAEVLFTTGSSHALDVLLSSWSGERTAACLPGEYGPNLMALAHHGFDVRELPVDGFGRLDLDALGTVLATDPPALVHFTVLGSHSGIVQPAHDIASACRAHGIPLIVDAAQGFAHLDCSAIGADAVYSSSRKWTAGPRGVGMLATRSDLVSDVARLRLTHGETNVGLHLGLSVALGEHLAAGPDAVQARLREVGAATRTALADVAGWRVWEPVEEPSAITTLHPPDGVDPMSVRARLIAEHSIVTTYLATERAPKEMTRPALRISPHVDVTDTDLETLADALTAVTR
- the egtD gene encoding L-histidine N(alpha)-methyltransferase gives rise to the protein MSSPFSLANYLADDAAAHALRRDVREGLAQTPKTLPPKWFYDSVGSDLFDQITRLPEYYPTRAEAQILAARAGEIAAASGADTLVELGSGTSEKTRRLLDALSDRGALVRFIPFDVDASVLADAGAAIQREYPGIEIDAVCGDFEEHLGKIPSVGRRLVAFLGSTIGNLTPGPRAEFLTSVAEMMQPGDTLLMGTDLVKDPDRLVRAYDDSAGVTAQFNRNVLAVVNRELGADFDVDAFDHVAKWNDAEERIEMWLRSSRAQRVHIAALDLDVDFADGEEMLTEVSCKFRRSRVDDELAAAGLRRTHWWTDDAGDFGLSLSVK